A genomic region of Rhipicephalus sanguineus isolate Rsan-2018 chromosome 3, BIME_Rsan_1.4, whole genome shotgun sequence contains the following coding sequences:
- the LOC119387469 gene encoding lysM and putative peptidoglycan-binding domain-containing protein 4 — translation MVSLPKRWSLSKPKSRHRGPRYHRGLLRSNSEGDEQQAFIFADGDDVASDEVGSWDDATELRLRGGQNGSRDNGDRNKFATRKPPSPAVFEHRIVEGETLQGLALRYGCTIGALRHFNNLLSDQDFFALTVIKVPDRIHVATGQLVDTNVPADDTVSVTSDGAESPPDKAIRYWKSLDHKVQAALQQRGSGDDGIQIDEVEDDSVDRHVSHSKQPDSSSGADCGIGWCGIIVIVVIVAVLVPSFYVLYILVYQKEIHDGAVQLKK, via the exons ATGGTGTCCCTTCCCAAGCGGTGGTCGCTGTCCAAACCAAAAAGCCGTCACCGCGGTCCTCGCTATCACCGAGGCCTCCTAAGGTCTAATTCGGAAGGAGACGAACAGCAGGCTTTTATTTTCGCCGACGGGGACGACGTAGCTTCCGATGAAGTCGGCTCTTGGGATGACGCGACTGAACTCAGACTTCGTGGAGGCCAGAACGGTTCCAGGGATAACGGTGACAGAAACAAATTCGCGACTCGAAAGCCGCCGTCTCCGGCGGTGTTCGAGCATCGCATCGTTGAGGGCGAGACGTTGCAAGGCCTCGCACTCCGCTACGGGTGCACG ATTGGTGCCTTGCGACACTTCAACAACCTGCTAAGTGACCAGGACTTCTTTGCCCTCACTGTGATCAAAGTTCCTGATCGCATCCACGTCGCGAccggacagcttgttgacacaaacgTGCCTGCTGATGACACCGTCTCTGTGACCAGCGACGGTGCAGAATCGCCACCGGACAAGGCTATCCGCTATTGGAAGAGCCTCGACCATAAAGTGCAGGCAGCCCTGCAGCAACGGGGTTCAGGAGACGATGGCATCCAAATTGACGAAGTGGAAGACGACTCCGTTGATCGTCATGTCTCGCACTCGAAGCAGCCCGATTCATCGAGCGGTGCAGACTGTGGCATAGGATGGTGCGGGATAATTGTGATTGTTGTCATTGTCGCCGTGCTCGTGCCGTCTTTTTACGTGCTGTACATACTTGTCTACCAAAAGGAAATTCACGACGGAGCTGTGCAGTTGAAAAAGTGA
- the LOC119387468 gene encoding acidic mammalian chitinase isoform X1, with protein sequence MGWTCVAHAALIWALILSVAATAEEDRSNRVSGPYELPSRVPAWRGPAAKKRVCYYVLPSTLNPGPSMAELCTHLLCGFAAVRDDALVPQRPEDTIQYRRLVALKIANPSLRVMLSVGATGSKGVFSAVIASSDARKKFIASVIAVLREYGFDGIDFDWEFPGQGAPPEEDRKNFDVFLKEVRESFKNESHATHRNELLLSVAVAATAQLIQQGYDARAISRYADFINLMAYDYHMYKPYLPFTGHNSPLFKRKVEEGIFSTLHVAWSAEYWVELGADRSKLIVGLPLYGRTYTLLRPESHGFDAPATGIGPCDGSVPYPWVCEFLKDGATSVFDDESQVPYAYKNLTWVGYDNVASIRSKVVWVVARGFGGVMTFALNDDDAENECGHGPFPIHGMIRNMLSS encoded by the exons ATGGGGTGGACATGCGTCGCACACGCAGCCCTAATATGGGCTCTTATTCTCAGCGTGGCTGCTACAGCCGAAGAGGATAGATCTAACAGAG TATCAGGCCCATACGAGCTGCCCAGCCGTGTTCCGGCGTGGCGGGGGCCGGCGGCTAAGAAGCGTGTCTGCTACTACGTCCTGCCGTCAACGTTGAACCCGGGCCCTTCGATGGCCGAACTGTGCACGCACCTGTTGTGCGGATTCGCCGCCGTACGTGACGACGCATTAGTGCCGCAGCGTCCGGAGGACACGATCCAGTACAGGCGCCTGGTGGCTCTCAAGATCGCCAATCCATCGCTAAGGGTGATGCTGTCCGTCGGAGCGACAGGCTCCAAGGGAGTTTTCAGCGCTGTCATCGCTTCGTCGGATGCAAGGAAAAA GTTTATAGCATCCGTCATAGCGGTCCTTCGCGAGTACGGATTCGACGGCATCGACTTCGACTGGGAATTTCCGGGACAGGGAGCTCCGCCGGAAGAAGACCGGAAGAACTTTGACGTCTTTCTCAAG GAAGTCCGTGAGTCCTTCAAGAACGAGTCGCATGCAACTCACCGCAATGAACTGTTGCTGTCAGTGGCTGTGGCAGCCACGGCGCAGCTCATTCAGCAAGGCTATGATGCGAGAGCCATCTCGCG GTACGCTGACTTCATCAATTTGATGGCCTATGACTACCACATGTACAAGCCCTACCTGCCGTTCACGGGTCACAACAGTCCCTTGTTCAAACGCAAAGTGGAAGAGGGCATTTTCTCTACTCTTCACGTG GCCTGGTCGGCGGAGTACTGGGTGGAGCTAGGTGCCGACCGTTCGAAACTGATCGTGGGGCTCCCACTGTACGGGCGCACATACACGCTCCTGCGACCAGAGTCACATGGCTTCGACGCGCCAGCCACGGGCATTGGACCGTGCGATGGCTCCGTCCCCTACCCTTGG GTTTGTGAGTTCCTGAAGGACGGTGCCACGTCAGTGTTTGATGACGAAAGTCAGGTCCCTTACGCCTACAAGAATCTCACCTGGGTAGGCTACGACAACGTCGCCAGCATCCGCTCCAAG GTGGTGTGGGTCGTCGCTCGAGGCTTCGGCGGCGTGATGACCTTCGCGCTCAACGATGACGACGCCGAGAACGAGTGCGGACACGGGCCTTTCCCAATCCACGGCATGATTCGCAACATGCTTTCATCTTGA
- the LOC119387468 gene encoding acidic mammalian chitinase isoform X2, producing MGWTCVAHAALIWALILSVAATAEEDRSNRVSGPYELPSRVPAWRGPAAKKRVCYYVLPSTLNPGPSMAELCTHLLCGFAAVRDDALVPQRPEDTIQYRRLVALKIANPSLRVMLSVGATGSKGVFSAVIASSDARKKFIASVIAVLREYGFDGIDFDWEFPGQGAPPEEDRKNFDVFLKEVRESFKNESHATHRNELLLSVAVAATAQLIQQGYDARAISRYADFINLMAYDYHMYKPYLPFTGHNSPLFKRKVEEGIFSTLHVAWSAEYWVELGADRSKLIVGLPLYGRTYTLLRPESHGFDAPATGIGPCDGSVPYPWVVWVVARGFGGVMTFALNDDDAENECGHGPFPIHGMIRNMLSS from the exons ATGGGGTGGACATGCGTCGCACACGCAGCCCTAATATGGGCTCTTATTCTCAGCGTGGCTGCTACAGCCGAAGAGGATAGATCTAACAGAG TATCAGGCCCATACGAGCTGCCCAGCCGTGTTCCGGCGTGGCGGGGGCCGGCGGCTAAGAAGCGTGTCTGCTACTACGTCCTGCCGTCAACGTTGAACCCGGGCCCTTCGATGGCCGAACTGTGCACGCACCTGTTGTGCGGATTCGCCGCCGTACGTGACGACGCATTAGTGCCGCAGCGTCCGGAGGACACGATCCAGTACAGGCGCCTGGTGGCTCTCAAGATCGCCAATCCATCGCTAAGGGTGATGCTGTCCGTCGGAGCGACAGGCTCCAAGGGAGTTTTCAGCGCTGTCATCGCTTCGTCGGATGCAAGGAAAAA GTTTATAGCATCCGTCATAGCGGTCCTTCGCGAGTACGGATTCGACGGCATCGACTTCGACTGGGAATTTCCGGGACAGGGAGCTCCGCCGGAAGAAGACCGGAAGAACTTTGACGTCTTTCTCAAG GAAGTCCGTGAGTCCTTCAAGAACGAGTCGCATGCAACTCACCGCAATGAACTGTTGCTGTCAGTGGCTGTGGCAGCCACGGCGCAGCTCATTCAGCAAGGCTATGATGCGAGAGCCATCTCGCG GTACGCTGACTTCATCAATTTGATGGCCTATGACTACCACATGTACAAGCCCTACCTGCCGTTCACGGGTCACAACAGTCCCTTGTTCAAACGCAAAGTGGAAGAGGGCATTTTCTCTACTCTTCACGTG GCCTGGTCGGCGGAGTACTGGGTGGAGCTAGGTGCCGACCGTTCGAAACTGATCGTGGGGCTCCCACTGTACGGGCGCACATACACGCTCCTGCGACCAGAGTCACATGGCTTCGACGCGCCAGCCACGGGCATTGGACCGTGCGATGGCTCCGTCCCCTACCCTTGG GTGGTGTGGGTCGTCGCTCGAGGCTTCGGCGGCGTGATGACCTTCGCGCTCAACGATGACGACGCCGAGAACGAGTGCGGACACGGGCCTTTCCCAATCCACGGCATGATTCGCAACATGCTTTCATCTTGA